The following nucleotide sequence is from Lathamus discolor isolate bLatDis1 chromosome Z, bLatDis1.hap1, whole genome shotgun sequence.
CTATGAGACATACATTattatatttctttctctctaaaaAGCCAAGAAACGCACAGGTAACATCAAATTTAATGCATCGCTTGCATCTGACTGACCTTTCATGAGCAGCTAAAGTTTCACAGAAATTCAACAGCACCTGCAAGGTTCCCCAGACCTTTAAAAAATGTCACTGCTAAAGGgaatgagacagaaaagaaaaaagaaaagtgttagCAAGGCCACTTACTGAAGACTGAAGTCTTACACTAAGACAGTCAGCCTGTGATCAAAAGTATGTTGGCAAGATGGATGGAGCAAAAAGGGGTAGGCCTTCAGAACAATTACATTCAATAATATcctaaaaaaaatagtattcaAAAATAATTCAATGGAAAAAATGCACTGGTACAGacagtgcttttatttatttatttataaccTCAAATCCTCAACCACAAGCAGGGTAAAATACTCTCCCACTATAGGAACAAAAATAGTACTGGTTAGAATTGTTTGTTGTAGATACATTACCTTAACAAATTTAACTCTTTTTGCTGTTTGGCACATGCTTAACAAATAACTCTTTATTGCCCTAGAAGTATTCACTAATAATTCCTCAGTGGATTTCTGCAAGACATTGGTACACTATTCCTCATTTCAGTGTTCCTACTGTTACTCAGTCATGCAGGATTGCGTCTGCTCCCTAACTGGTTGATTTTAGGAATGAAAATTTAAtgacaaagaaagaattttcCCAGCATGAACTTCCAGTAAAACAATTCACTAAATGCTCTTCTGAAACCATTTGTGAAGCTGTTAAAGTTTCTGACAATCTGAAGCACGGGTGGAGGGAAAGTCCAAACTCATAAAAAATAGCTATCAATAAATAATGACTTAAAGTAGTATAAAGCCTAGAGATACACTCTGCCACCTGAAAACAAACTCCAGCCACAAACTTAATCTATTGTTTGAAAGTTAATCTGCTACATAAACAGCAATGTACCAGCCACCAAGGTCCTTTCCTTTCACAACCAGAGCAGCACATACTCTACCACTCCCACGTGGCCTAAAGCAATGAAGTTCTCTCTGTGGTACAGGCTCCAGAAAATGAACAGAGCCAATCTAAACGAGCACTGAGTAAAACATAAGGTGGAGAAGCCCCTCAGCTTACATTGATTATTATACTACAAACAACTACAAGAAACAAAGCCTTAAAAATTCACAATGTTTCCACTTACTCTTGCCCCATATTCCATTTGGAACAGCAACTTGGGCTTCAGTAACGTATTTCTCCTCCTCACAATTGCCACTTAAAACCCACTGAacacaaatgctgctgttttgtttcatctAACTATCTAACACATTTACTCCTTTTCCAAGTATTTCTAACACAGGAAATGTGTTTACATGTAAAAATGAGGGACTGATCAACAGAATGTTGGTACCACTAAGCCACCATTAGCAGAAGTAACTTGCCTTATGCCACATTATTCCCCAAGGCTTTGGTCGTTTGCAATTGGTCTTGATAGTTCTTGTTGGAGTGAGTATATAATCCACAGTTAAATCATGATCACCAAGAAGTTCTTCTGCTATGTCGACCACCTACATGGAACAAGAGATCTGTTAAGCAGGTAAAATGAATTAACTAAAATCGCACACCATCCCTGATGTCTTGCAGCATAGGAAAATCTGCCAGTGGTGAtggaaacaaagtaaaaatgcCACACCAACATCATGCCAAGCCTCTTCTCCAGACAAACCATTCATTCTCACATAGTTCTGACTCACCACTAAAGAGGGGATATTTTAACTTACCTGACAGTCATGCACAATAGTAACTACAGGCGTATCCTCCTGCACCGCACCCATTGACACCATCATCGCATACTCCATGTCTGCATAACCTTCCCCTTTTCCAATTCTCCAGCCTAAAATACACAAAAGTAAACAGTGATAGTAAGTGCAGGAACAGCAGAGTGGAAAGGTTGGTTGCTGTCAAAAGCATGCAATTAAGCTaagcagcctgtaacagataaACCAAGCACAGAGTtgtaattcagaaagaaaaaaaataattacatcaGTGTCTCTCATAGAATGCAGCTTTCCTTGTAAtcagcactgaaatgaaaataaaacattagttTCAATGAACTCCTAAAGGAGCCCAGGAGCCTCCAATTCAGAATAAATCACATTTAGACCAATTCAGTTAATGCAGAATCCTGTTTACCCATTGTAATTAGAGCCCTCTATTCACGTCAAACATAGGTTAACTTTATGCGGGAAAAGAGGAACCCAGCTCACATACAAAAACCATGTTAGTTTTAGGCAATGGGTAAAGAATGGATAAAATCAGTGGAAAATTATTCACCACCAGCAGGTCTTCAAAATACTGGAAAATGCAAAATCTGATCCCCAAATTGGTACTGAATCAGCAGTAATACATGTGCTTTCACACGCCCTTGCAAGCAGAGCAGATCCTCTGAACAGGGAGCCctgattcttaaaaaaaatttaaatgaaacaaaaattgaCTGCTGAATAGTTCTAGTGAAGGCCAAAACACTGTCCTTCACACTCTAAATCACATTGCTGTTTGCCCACCAAGCTCTACCAGCACTGTCGTGAAGCAGGCACCAATTCTTCCTGGTTGAACTAGGATCAGTGACTTGTCACAGAGAACAGACAGAACTCAAGACTGTAATTCAGTTCCAAAGACATGTTTGGGTTTGCCAAAAGGAACATGTAGTGTAGCCTACTGAGACTGTGAATCGTGACTTAGGACCCTCCTCCTGAAAAGCTCCTGACAAGGCTTTAGCTTACCTTTTTCAGAGACAGCCACTGATCCTACAACAACCAAGTCCACTTGTGCTTTCCCTTCGAGACCTACAGGAACACTGTATTCTTTTATACcctgcaagaaaaacaaaatattaggTTTGCAGAGTGCAGTCTTTCAACCAGTGAGGCAGAAATCCAGAGTATTTTGATAAATCCAAGTAACTCCCCacatttcaaagtatttcttcCATGTATAGCCAAGTTGCATCTGTCTGGAAAGTTATCCTCTAGGGAATCCTAGAATAGATTCCCTACTACAGTGACAAGAATTTTGGCACACTTCAAGAAGGGCTGAGGGAGGTGGGCACTTTTTAAAGCAAGGTTATTTAGGATCAAAGTCTTGTATTTGGAAACCCTTTATTGGACAGTAATTTCTAAAAATTAGGGGCAAATGACACTTCCTACCCTATTATTACTACCAGCTCAAAGTCCTAATATGTAAATTTATGCCCATGAGTAATAACACAGCACTATACATTCATTAATTCTCATATACAAAtcacaaaattaatttacaCACAGACAGCTACAGCATAAAGATGTTAAACTGTTTGCCAGAAGTCACAACCAGGTACCCAAGCTGGATTACACTCCACACTGCAGCTACCATACTGCCAGTTTCCCTGTATCTGCATCTTTAAAAGCACCTTCCAAATCTGCCTATGTGTTCCCTGAGAATACATTCTTCAACACTTTGCTGCATGATCATCATCTGGGATGTGCCACTGCCAAgttaagccatctttgcccagaCCTTTTATCCGAGATgctaataaacagaaaaacacactgCTCGTgagaagtggaaagaaaaaacctacaatcctgcctttcttttttccttcccctctctccttGCTCCCACCCCTCTTCAGGCTCCTTTCTAAAGAATATGTCCTAACAAAATTCTGTTGAGAGCTGCAGAAATTAAAACCTGGCTTTTACTTGGGATTTCCACGATCAGAAATTCTGAACTTTTAAAAAGGTATCTTCTGATCCATTCACTCTTAATACATGTGTACAGTGTAATGTAAATCCTTCTCGAATCAACGCGAGTTTGTGCTACGTTAattctcacagtaaaaagcCAAATTTTCTGTGTAGAtcacaaaaaaccccccaaaatatCAGTAATTTGTAACTATCAGTAACAATGCTCATTAGCCACTTTGCAGGAGTGTGGTAAGAATTGTTTGCACAGTCCTTTGTAAATATAAACTGCTAATAGCATTTATTTGATAGTACTTTTggttgggggaaaaaacagacaCATGGTGGCAAGATCACAGATCAGATACAACGCTAGAAGCAGGTCAAGAGAAAGGTCTCTTTCAAAAGTGCTTTTCAATACCGAGAAGCTTAATTAGTTAACGACTTTAGTGGAACTTCCAACAAAGAAAGTCACCACTAATTGCCATTCATTTACAACCCTCGATTGTAAACAGGATTACCGTAGAATTCTATTGCCTTTAGCAggagataaagaacaaaataaacccacaaaGCTGGCCTAGTCATTCTGcagaatttacattttcataccaaataaaaatgcaaacgATACCACACGGGTTTCTCTGCCGAATAGCTTCAGCTGTTTAGCACGATACTTGAACGCAAGAGGGCAGCAACATACCACAATTCAAAAGAAAACcgctaacgcatttttgcaccgGGGTGCACACGAGGGAATCAACGTTTCGTTAAACTTAGGATTCTAAACGAACTGATCTTTCCTGTTTAGTAACACCTAATATTCTATTGACCagattaagcaaaaaaaaagcaaacactgaaatattcCTCATATGGTTCACTAGATGAAAACTGCAGAATATGGGAGTGCTATTTATTAGAAACCTAAAGAACTCACCTACTAAAGTTGCTCAATGTTctaaaaagcattcagaaaatattaataccattcttttaataaaatataatgaaaatactaCATTTCCTCATGATTTAACTatcaacaaaaaaattaatggtGGGTAAGTACCTAAAAATCAGGAATAACACTCTAGCAGAACAATATGTCAGGTAGCACTTGGTTTTCCAACTTTTAGTTGGACTATTGTAACACAATGCTCCTCCACCACTTAATTCAGACCTCCCCCATTCTTCATTCCTACTTGAGATGTAGCACATATTCGCAGGATCTCCTTCGTTGCACCTAGAGGTGGAACAATCTTATTGAACAGTCCACTTCTCAGACGTGGCATGGGAACCAACAAAGTCTTCCTTGCCTGTGTAACAAAAGAAGTTCTCACATTAAAAGTAACTGAGCTCATTTTAcactaaagaaatatttttattgtccTTTAGGTCTCCATGTTGTTTATCTCATTTGCTATTGATTAGTTAGCACTGCTGATGGTGTAGTGCTTGTAGATGAATGCCGTCAAATATGGCAAAATCCCAGGCAAGGTTTATTTGAGAAACAGATGGCAAGACATGACGGTTGATTTAAAGTCCGTACCACACATGAATTACATGTATAAGCTGGTGAACACACACAGGTCTGAGGTAAGTCTGTCACACGCTCATGTTGTGATAAACATAAGGCAATTTGAGGTAAGGCTACCTTACATGTTTTGGGGAATAAGATGAATGTAAACATGTAAACTGTCATGCTTCCAATGATAGGGAAACTGCTATTGCTCTTTAGAAAGATATTAATTTCCCCAAACTCTACGTGCACCTTTGccatttgccaaaaaaaaatgtaaaaccatGCTTCCATGAACACCTTCATGGGGCTAAGGACTGGTAAAACTCCCACCAGAGAAATTGCAGCGCTTGGCCATGAGACGCCACCAAGCAAAGTGGTCCCACTCTCCTCAGGGGTGCAACAGTGCTGTTACCTGCAGCGCAGCTAGCCGAACACCTTCGAGAGGTTTGTCAGGATCTACTTTAATCTCACGTGCTCTGATGAACATATCCAGCTCTCTAATAGAGCAGCAAGCCTGGTGAGACCCCTGCGTGAAGAGAGGAATCAAGAGAGAACATGTTCACTTACTTCTAGCGTTAGAAAGCGAGCGTTCTTCTGGGGAGCATcaggatttatttttacagtcttGGCAGCTTTGAACTCCTGTAAACCCAGAAGCCTTGTCGCAGCATGCGAGGCACCCTATTTTCATAAGATATCAGCACATCACCAAGGAGTCCACAGCAGAGATGGGCATTTTACACTCTTTCATCCTACAGAGAAATGGATTTCCCCAGATTTTAAATATGAGGGACATACTGTTGATTTTGTGATGTTTTCTATGAGAAACTCTCACATACCAACAGACACTGAGCACTTGGCTAGTATCTTGCAGTCCTCAGAAAGACGGGATCCAAGTGAGTCACTTTGCTCAACTGCACCTATACGCATGCCTAACTGACAGCTGGAGACATTTTTAATCAATGAATGCAAACAGATTCCTTTAAACACAAGCCAGAATTCTTTCAGATTATGACTTTCTGGACAAGGTTGTCTGTATTTTACAGACACTATAttcaccttccattagaccaggttgctccaagccctgacCAACCTGGTCtcgaatgctgccagggatggagcagccacagcttctctgggcaccctgtgccagcacctcagcaccctcacaaggaagaacttcttccttatatctaacctaaatctgcCTTCTTTCAGTTACGGAACTCAGAAGACTCATTTCTTAGGTGAGTAAGGTGCTCAAGCTTAACAGAGTACACATTCCTCTTGCAGCTTAAGCTGTCATTGCCTTGGTTTAGGGTGTGATAAAGCCTCAGACTTCCTCCACTTGCTTCATCACCTACCTGACCTTAATGCCAAACTAAGGAAGAATGCTCCTGTCAGTCCTTTGGGCAAAACCAGAGCCCATGTTCTCACATTCTCCTAACACTAAAACACCCAACATCCATCCCCAAAATGCTGATTTGGTCATCATTTCTTCAATACATGGCAGGTAAGTAGCTGCACACTCTAAGCCTGATTTAAAACAGGTAGACAGTGAAGCAGTGGCCTAAGTAAATGAATACTTTAAAGTCGTATTTCTCTCCTCGcccatctcctcctcccagccatCAAACTGGGGACACAATGAAACCAGAGGAAGAATTCTCCCACCACTGTCCAGCAACACTTTGCCAGTAATACCTTGA
It contains:
- the LOC136005384 gene encoding methenyltetrahydrofolate synthase domain-containing protein-like codes for the protein MEGGASKGDIRQKVWDYLEASGLADFPRPVHRRIPNFKGSHQACCSIRELDMFIRAREIKVDPDKPLEGVRLAALQARKTLLVPMPRLRSGLFNKIVPPLGATKEILRICATSQGIKEYSVPVGLEGKAQVDLVVVGSVAVSEKGWRIGKGEGYADMEYAMMVSMGAVQEDTPVVTIVHDCQVVDIAEELLGDHDLTVDYILTPTRTIKTNCKRPKPWGIMWHKASYFC